Sequence from the Catenuloplanes indicus genome:
GACGCAGCCGCTTCAACGCGCCGACCAGCACCCCGAGCCCGGTGGAGTCGAGGAACTCGACGCCGCCCAGGTCCACGATCACGCCGCGCACGCCGCCGTCGATCAGCTCGACCAGCCGCTCCCGCAGCCGGGGGGCCGTGTAGACGTCGACCTCGCCACCGACCTCCAGGACCGTGTGCCCGGCGACGGTGCGGGTCGCCAGCTGCAGCTCCATCAGTCCTCCTCGGTAGCTTCGGCGGTTACGCCCAATCGAATCTAACCATCGGGCGGCTGGGGTCGCATCGCGCGGCCCCGTGCTTCCGCGTTCTTGTTTGGGTTTTCCGCACACCAGTGCGAGAGTCAGGACGTGAGCAACACCGCGGTCGCCTCCGCCGAACTGCTGCGGCGCCTGCACACCTCCCCCTCCGTGACACACGTGGAGATCGTGCCGCCCGCCGCCGGTGACCCCGTCGAATGGCCTTCCTGGGTACCGTCCGCCCTGCGCACCGCACTGGCCACCCGCGGCGTCACACGCCCATGGCGGCATCAGGCCACGGCCGCGACGCTCGCCCGGAACGGCCGGCATGTGGTGGTCGCCACGGGAACCGCGTCGGGCAAGTCACTGGCCTATCTACTGCCCGCGCTGTCCGCGCTCGCCGAGGACCCGAAGGCCACCGTGCTCTACCTGGCCCCGACGAAGGCGCTGGCCGCCGACCAGCTGCGCGCGGTGACCGCGCTGGCTCCGGAGGTGCGGCCGGCGTGCTACGACGGGGACACGCCGTCGGAGGAACGGGAGTGGATCCGCGCGAACTCGCGGTTCATCCTGACGAACCCGGACATGCTGCACCACAGCATCCTGCCGAACCATCATCTGTGGTCCACGTTCCTGCGCCGGCTGCGGTACGTGGTCGTCGACGAATGCCACGTTTACCGCGGGTTGTTCGGGTCACATGTGGCCCACGTGCTGCGCCGGCTACGCCGGATGGCCGACCGGTATGCACCGGTGCCGTTCGGGCCGGACGGCGTGGACACAATTCCGCCGGAAACAGCCATCCCGGCGCAAGGCACCGGTGGTAGCAAGAACCGTGCGTCGAACGCGGCCGGCGTTCGGATAACGGGCACCACGGGGTCAGCCGGCGATGCCGGATCGCTGGACTACGCCGGCACAGCGGGCGACGGCGGCACGGTGCCGGGAGCCGAAGGCGCCGGGCCGGGGGCGGCGCTGTCGGCGTGGGTGGATGTGCGCGTCGGGACGCGGCGAGGCGGCGGCACGCCGAGGGGCGGGCGGGTGGCGCGGCGCAGCCAGGCCGTGTTCGTGCTGGCGTCGGCGACGTCCGGGGACCCGGCCGCGGCAGCGGAACGGCTGACCGGGCTGCCGGTGACCGCGGTGACCGCAGACGGGTCGCCTCGCGGCGGTGTCACATTCGCGCTGTGGGAACCGCCGCTGCTGCCGCCCGGCCTGTCCGGCGACCCCGCGGAACTGGACCCGGACGACGACTCGCTCGCCGCGCCGTCCGTCCGGCGGTCCGCGCTGCGCGAGACCGCGGACCTGCTCACCGACGCAATCGTGCACGGCGTGCGGACGCTGGCGTTCGTCCGTTCCCGGCGCGGCGCCGAGGTGGTCGCGTCCATCGCGCGCCGATCGCTCGACGAGGCCGTGCCCGGCCTCGGCGCGCGGGTCGCCGCCTACCGCGCCGGGTACCTGCGCGAGGAACGGCGCACGCTGGAACGAGCGCTGCTCACCGGCGAACTGCTCGGCATGGCCTCTACTAACGCGCTGGAGCTCGGCGTCGACCTGGTCGGCCTGGACGCCGTGCTGATCTGCGGCTACCCCGGCACGCGTGCGTCGCTGTGGCAGCAGGCCGGCCGCGCGGGCCGCTCCGGCCGGGAGGCGCTGGCCGTGCTGGTCGCCCGGGACGACCCGCTGGACACCTATCTCGTGCATCACCCGGACGCGCTGTTCGGTCGCCCGGTGGAGGCGACGGTGCTGGACCCGGCCAACCCGTACGTGCTCGGCCCGCAACTCTGCTGCGCCGCGAACGAGGCCCCGCTCACCGCCGACGACCTGGCGCTCTTCGGCGGCGCACCGGCCGAGGCGACCGTGGCCGCGCTGGTCCGGTCCGGCTCGCTGCGGCGGCGTCCGACCGGCTACTTCTGGACCCACCGCACCCGTCCCGATGTGGACCTGCGCGGCGAGGGCGGCTCGCCGGTCGACGTCGTCGAGTCCGCCACCGGCCGCCTGCTCGGCACCGTGGACCCCGCGTCGTCGCACTTCATCGTGCATCCCGGCGCCGTCTACCTGCACCAGGGCAGTTCGTTCGTGGTCGAGGAACTGCACCTCGACGACGCGGTCGCGCTGGTCCGCGCGGAAGAGCCGGACTGGACCACTCACCCCCGCGACGTCACGTCGCTGGCCGTGACGTCCGTCCGCGAACGGTTCGACGCCGGCCCGATCGGCCTCTTCCTCGGCGAGGTCGACGTCCACGGTCAGGTCGTTTCCTACCAGCGTCGCCGGATCGGCTCCGGCGAGGTCATCGACACCCGGCCGCTCGACCTGCCCGTTCGCGAGCTGCACACGGTCGCGGTCTGGTTCACCATCACCCCCGAGGCGCTGGACGCCGCGGGGGTCGAGCCCGCCGACGTCCCCGGCGCCCTGCACGCCGCCGAACATGCCGCCATCGGCCTCCTTCCGCTCGTGGCCACCTGCGACCGTTGGGACATCGGCGGCATCTCCACCGCCGTGCATCCGGACACCGGTCTGCCGACCGTGTTCGTCTACGACGGCCATCCCGGCGGTGCCGGCTTCGCCGAACGCGCGCACGCGGTGGCCGCCGACTGGCTCCGCGCCACCCGCGAGGCCATCCACTCCTGCGCCTGCGAGATCGGTTGCCCCGCCTGTGTCCAGTCGCCGAAGTGCGGAAACGGCAACAACCCACTGGCCAAGGACGCCGCCGTACGGGTCCTGGACGCCGTCTTGGCCGCGCTGCCCACCACTGCCGATTGACCCACACTCGTCCCAAATCGCGGGATGCGCCGAGCAACACCGTTCAACATGGGCATCTATCTATGGGAGCGCTACCATGCGTCTCCCGACACTGCGCGTCCCGCCCGAGCCCCGAGGGAGCCCTTCCGTGGCGAACACCATGTCCGACACCGTCGAGCTCGTCTACAGCATCGATCCCGACACGCTCACGGTCGACCAGCAGATCGCCCTGGCCCAGGCCTACGCCGCCCTTGCCCAGGCCGAACGCCTCGACTGGATCTTCCAGCGCCTCGACAAGATCCATCAGCTCCTGATCGCCATCAACGTCCGCACTCCCGCTCCATCCCCCACGTCCCACGCCGCTTGACACCGGCTCGGCCGGGCCGAAGACGCGGGCGTGCCGGTAACCGATGGCGCCGGATCCGCAAGGTCGCCGGGTTCGGCGGGAGCCGTAGCCGGGCCGGCCCGGGCCTCGGCG
This genomic interval carries:
- a CDS encoding STAS domain-containing protein; translated protein: MELQLATRTVAGHTVLEVGGEVDVYTAPRLRERLVELIDGGVRGVIVDLGGVEFLDSTGLGVLVGALKRLRPVGGTFGLVCAKEPLLKIFRITALDQVFPIYPSVDAAVQAAGGTGADSGPTA
- a CDS encoding DEAD/DEAH box helicase translates to MSNTAVASAELLRRLHTSPSVTHVEIVPPAAGDPVEWPSWVPSALRTALATRGVTRPWRHQATAATLARNGRHVVVATGTASGKSLAYLLPALSALAEDPKATVLYLAPTKALAADQLRAVTALAPEVRPACYDGDTPSEEREWIRANSRFILTNPDMLHHSILPNHHLWSTFLRRLRYVVVDECHVYRGLFGSHVAHVLRRLRRMADRYAPVPFGPDGVDTIPPETAIPAQGTGGSKNRASNAAGVRITGTTGSAGDAGSLDYAGTAGDGGTVPGAEGAGPGAALSAWVDVRVGTRRGGGTPRGGRVARRSQAVFVLASATSGDPAAAAERLTGLPVTAVTADGSPRGGVTFALWEPPLLPPGLSGDPAELDPDDDSLAAPSVRRSALRETADLLTDAIVHGVRTLAFVRSRRGAEVVASIARRSLDEAVPGLGARVAAYRAGYLREERRTLERALLTGELLGMASTNALELGVDLVGLDAVLICGYPGTRASLWQQAGRAGRSGREALAVLVARDDPLDTYLVHHPDALFGRPVEATVLDPANPYVLGPQLCCAANEAPLTADDLALFGGAPAEATVAALVRSGSLRRRPTGYFWTHRTRPDVDLRGEGGSPVDVVESATGRLLGTVDPASSHFIVHPGAVYLHQGSSFVVEELHLDDAVALVRAEEPDWTTHPRDVTSLAVTSVRERFDAGPIGLFLGEVDVHGQVVSYQRRRIGSGEVIDTRPLDLPVRELHTVAVWFTITPEALDAAGVEPADVPGALHAAEHAAIGLLPLVATCDRWDIGGISTAVHPDTGLPTVFVYDGHPGGAGFAERAHAVAADWLRATREAIHSCACEIGCPACVQSPKCGNGNNPLAKDAAVRVLDAVLAALPTTAD